The Planctomycetota bacterium DNA window GTCGAGCGTGGACGCCGAAACCGAGCAGCTCGTCCAGGAGGGCCTCCTCCGGCTCCTCGAAGGCCGCACCTCGATCGTCATCGCGCACCGGCTCTCGACGATCCAGCACGCCGACCGGATTCTCGTGCTCCATCGCGGGCAGGTCCGGGAGGAGGGAACCCACGCGGAGCTGCTGCGCCGCGACGGGCTCTACCGCAAGCTCTACCGCCTCCAACACGGGGCGGCGCGGAAGGAACCGGAGGACGGCCTCGGGGGCGTCCGACCGGCGGTGGAGGTGCCGTGATCCTGCAGCGCTACGTCCTGCGGGAGCTCGTCGTGAGCTTCGTCTTCGCGGCCCTGGCCGTCATGGCGGTGTGCCTTCTCGGGACCATGTTCCAGATCTTCCGCGCCTTCGAGGGGCTGGGACTCGACCTCCTCGTGCGGATCGCGCCGGTGGCGGCCGGCTACGTGGCCCCGTGGGCGCTTCTGGTGGCGTCCTGCACCGCCGCGACGCTGGTCTACGGCCGGATGGCGGCCGACAACGAGGTGGACGCCATGCGCCTGAGCGGCGTTCACACGGCGCGGATCCTGAGTCCGGCGATCTTCTTCGGGCTGCTGCTCTGCGGCCTGTCGTGGGCCGTCCACGAGCACGCCGCCCCGGCGGCCCATTACGCCCGCCGCAAGATGATCCGGGAATCGGTCCTGACCCTGCTCAAGCTCCCTCCCCCGGGACCCCAGCGATTCTCGATCGGCCCCTACAAGCTGAGCTACGCGGACTACCGTGAAGGCCGCATGGAGCGGCCGGCGCTCGTCAAGTATACTCGCGACCGGATGGAGGTCGAATATTACGCCATGCACGGCCGTGTGCAGATCTCCGAGGGCCGCCCTCCGCGCCTGATCCTCTCGCGTCCCACGGCGCGCCACTACGACGCCCAGGGCAACGTGGCTCAGATGACCGCTGACAGCGACGTGCCCGTGGACCTGGAGATCGCCGAAATCTACGAAACCGACAAGAAACCCGACGACATGACGCGCGCGGAGCTGTGGGAGGCCTGGGGCCGGGCGCCCGACGCGCGCAAGCGGCGGGCCGTCCTCCTGACGCTCCACAGCCGCACGGCCCAGTCGGCCGCGCCGATGCTGCTCGTGCTCGTCGCGGTCCCCATCGGAATCCTCGTCAAACGGGGCTCCCGCCTGGCGGGGCTCGGTGCGGCTCTGCCTCCGCTCATTCTCTATTTCGTCGCCTTCTTCGTCTTCCAGGGCGTCGGCGACCAGGGCCGGATTCCCCCCGCCGCCGCGGCGTGGGCCCCGAACGGAATCCTCCTCGTCGTCGCGCTCGCCCTCCTGGCGGGGGTGTTCCGCAAATGATCCGCCTTCTGGACCGGTACGTCCTGAGCCTCTTCGCTTCCGCCTTCGTCGTCTTCT harbors:
- a CDS encoding LptF/LptG family permease; the protein is MILQRYVLRELVVSFVFAALAVMAVCLLGTMFQIFRAFEGLGLDLLVRIAPVAAGYVAPWALLVASCTAATLVYGRMAADNEVDAMRLSGVHTARILSPAIFFGLLLCGLSWAVHEHAAPAAHYARRKMIRESVLTLLKLPPPGPQRFSIGPYKLSYADYREGRMERPALVKYTRDRMEVEYYAMHGRVQISEGRPPRLILSRPTARHYDAQGNVAQMTADSDVPVDLEIAEIYETDKKPDDMTRAELWEAWGRAPDARKRRAVLLTLHSRTAQSAAPMLLVLVAVPIGILVKRGSRLAGLGAALPPLILYFVAFFVFQGVGDQGRIPPAAAAWAPNGILLVVALALLAGVFRK